A genome region from Sphingobacteriaceae bacterium GW460-11-11-14-LB5 includes the following:
- a CDS encoding GAF domain-containing protein — MRKRIFNIVQNYADLPEVDSSISFGPFIKYLKRKIEEEQTVKSVLYSNALKEFKKQGVDDQVIALEDIDQHELLLEHMYACLSPALLTEDHQAWGLCAPMQPITFYGTELMYELLEHQKKDQNSFAGSKTLEQHQHDRLHYIYSFIFGELYAFHSPIKEKYHSAINADTGLPGYFHIGLNASFIEVKAKQPLPDLSYRELQQYLSEEAGLDKLQQVLPLDLFELRGISVLTISDVTAKQAVENIKSVRLSRVPGSESVAYGEVIQSLKVLVQNANIQFDLFPFVRVNNKMVYGWVKGGSGLLFSVWGEETLSPEAFRQIAEGYAANPNSFYSPDIWAESKEMFPWLDRFRELNVKSMALIPVFHNQILVGVLGMHTWVGETFDEKKITLLDPVLAPIAQLLQVYIDEFNLEIENIIKEKYTSIQPAVQWKFNEAAWHHLYNKKKNLPQHNEDISFADVYPFYGAIDIRNSTTERNAASKADLSLHLSLFRETLDQLSKTYSDALLVEIIFNCNKWSDILQGDELNTTDENSLNIFLKEETSDYLKLISQSHPDTQKVIGKYLDRISAPHGEVYKHRHALETSMQLINTAINNYFETEREKLQDSYPCYFEKFRTDGVEYDIYIGQSIAPDRIFNHFHLKNLRLWQLSSMAEIARMVQLLQPDMPVKLTTTQLIFIHNHPIDISFRIDERKFDVEGAYNIRYQMIKKRIDKILIRNSQERLTQPDKLALIYFNKRDIEDYLPFVKYLQETGVLKPETEDLDLEDLQGLSGLKALRLTIL; from the coding sequence ATGAGGAAGCGCATATTTAACATTGTTCAAAACTATGCCGATTTGCCTGAGGTAGATTCGTCGATCTCTTTTGGCCCTTTTATCAAATACCTGAAACGGAAAATTGAGGAAGAGCAGACGGTAAAGTCCGTCCTTTATAGCAATGCCCTGAAAGAATTTAAAAAACAGGGGGTTGATGATCAGGTGATCGCTCTTGAAGATATTGATCAACATGAACTGTTACTGGAACACATGTATGCCTGTCTTTCACCGGCACTTTTAACAGAAGACCATCAAGCCTGGGGGCTTTGTGCACCCATGCAGCCCATTACTTTTTATGGAACAGAGCTGATGTACGAATTGCTCGAACACCAGAAGAAAGACCAAAACAGTTTTGCGGGATCAAAAACACTCGAACAGCATCAACATGATCGGCTGCATTACATCTATTCCTTCATCTTTGGCGAGCTCTACGCATTCCATTCGCCGATAAAGGAAAAATACCATTCGGCTATCAACGCTGATACCGGTTTGCCAGGTTATTTTCATATTGGCCTGAATGCCAGTTTTATTGAAGTTAAGGCCAAACAACCTTTGCCCGATCTCAGCTACCGTGAACTGCAACAATATTTGAGTGAAGAAGCTGGATTGGATAAATTGCAACAAGTTTTGCCTTTAGACCTTTTTGAGCTTAGAGGCATTTCTGTGCTTACCATTTCAGATGTTACGGCCAAACAGGCTGTAGAAAATATTAAAAGTGTAAGGTTGAGTCGTGTGCCCGGCAGCGAAAGCGTTGCTTACGGAGAAGTGATACAATCGCTTAAAGTACTGGTGCAAAATGCCAATATTCAATTCGATCTTTTCCCTTTCGTTAGAGTAAACAACAAAATGGTTTATGGGTGGGTAAAAGGAGGGAGTGGTTTGTTGTTTTCGGTATGGGGTGAGGAAACTTTAAGTCCTGAAGCTTTTCGACAGATTGCCGAAGGTTATGCTGCAAATCCGAATTCTTTTTACTCACCCGATATTTGGGCAGAAAGCAAAGAGATGTTTCCCTGGTTAGACAGGTTTAGAGAACTGAATGTAAAATCGATGGCGCTCATCCCCGTATTTCACAACCAGATTCTGGTAGGGGTATTGGGTATGCATACCTGGGTGGGAGAAACTTTCGATGAAAAGAAAATTACCTTATTGGACCCCGTTTTAGCACCTATTGCCCAACTCTTACAGGTTTATATAGACGAGTTTAACCTCGAGATTGAAAACATCATCAAAGAAAAATATACCTCTATCCAGCCAGCTGTGCAGTGGAAGTTTAATGAAGCGGCCTGGCATCACCTCTACAATAAGAAAAAGAACTTGCCCCAGCATAATGAGGATATTAGTTTTGCAGACGTTTACCCTTTTTATGGTGCAATAGATATTAGAAATTCTACGACCGAACGCAATGCAGCCAGTAAAGCCGATCTGAGCCTGCACCTCAGTCTGTTTCGTGAAACGCTCGATCAGCTGAGCAAAACTTACAGCGATGCTTTGCTGGTCGAAATCATTTTTAACTGCAATAAGTGGAGTGATATTTTGCAGGGCGATGAGCTGAATACAACCGATGAGAACAGCCTCAACATTTTCCTTAAAGAAGAAACCAGCGATTACCTTAAGCTCATTTCCCAGTCGCACCCAGATACCCAAAAGGTAATCGGTAAATATCTTGATCGCATTTCTGCGCCTCATGGTGAGGTATACAAACACCGCCATGCTTTGGAAACATCCATGCAGCTGATCAATACGGCCATTAACAATTATTTTGAAACCGAACGCGAAAAATTGCAAGATTCTTATCCCTGCTATTTCGAAAAGTTCAGGACAGATGGGGTTGAATACGACATTTATATCGGGCAGTCAATTGCGCCCGATAGGATTTTTAATCATTTCCACCTTAAAAACCTAAGGTTATGGCAACTATCATCAATGGCTGAGATTGCCAGAATGGTGCAACTGCTCCAGCCCGATATGCCCGTTAAACTGACCACCACGCAACTCATCTTTATTCATAATCATCCTATAGACATTAGTTTTAGGATCGACGAGCGGAAGTTTGATGTAGAAGGTGCTTACAACATCAGGTATCAGATGATCAAAAAAAGGATTGACAAGATACTCATTCGCAATTCGCAGGAACGCCTTACCCAGCCCGATAAGCTGGCATTGATTTATTTCAACAAGAGAGATATTGAAGATTACCTGCCTTTTGTAAAATACCTGCAGGAAACCGGGGTATTGAAGCCCGAAACGGAAGATCTTGATCTGGAAGATTTACAGGGACTAAGCGGATTAAAGGCATTGCGCCTAACTATTTTATAA
- a CDS encoding gamma-glutamyltransferase encodes MKKSLIYLSVVVLLTGCVTGQLGKNNSGEYKNGMVVSAHPEASQVGIAILKKGGNAVDAAVAVQFALAVVYPNAGNIGGGGFMVYRGANGEINALDFREKAAAAASRDMYLDSSGNPIVDKSLYGHLAAGVPGSVDGMVEAHKKYGKLSWAQVLEPAINLAQNGFKITKRQAGELNGLHRKFMDFNPDGTAFVNLESTWQENDLLVQKELANTLKLIQEKGRAGFYEGAVADSVVAEMKRGKGLITKEDLKNYHATWRKPITGNYRGYKIITMPPTSSGGIALIQLLQSVENFPLKKWGHNADSTVQVIVEAERRVYADRATHLGDPDFYAVPQQQMLSAEYNKNRMANFSWAAATPSSAVLAGEIKGAEHEETTHFSIVDRDGNAVSITTTLNGSYGSLVAVKGAGFLLNNEMDDFSVKPGAPNMYGLVGGEANAIAPNKRMLSSMTPSVVEKDGKLFMVVGTPGGSTIITSVFQTIINVIDFDMSMQSAVAAKKFHHQWLPDEVYVEKDAIDSLSVEKLKAKGYKIVPRGPIGRVDAILKTKWGNYQGGADPRGDDKAIGW; translated from the coding sequence ATTAAAAAATCGTTAATATACCTCAGTGTGGTGGTGTTATTAACTGGTTGCGTAACTGGTCAGCTGGGTAAAAATAACAGTGGCGAATATAAAAATGGAATGGTGGTTTCTGCCCATCCGGAAGCATCGCAGGTGGGTATAGCTATTTTAAAAAAAGGTGGGAATGCCGTTGATGCGGCCGTTGCAGTTCAGTTTGCACTTGCCGTGGTTTATCCAAACGCGGGAAATATTGGTGGGGGTGGTTTTATGGTATACCGCGGGGCAAACGGAGAAATAAATGCCTTAGATTTTAGAGAAAAGGCAGCTGCGGCAGCCAGCAGAGATATGTACCTCGATTCATCGGGGAATCCGATTGTGGATAAAAGCCTTTACGGCCATTTAGCGGCAGGCGTACCAGGATCAGTAGATGGAATGGTAGAGGCACACAAAAAATATGGAAAGCTTTCCTGGGCGCAGGTATTAGAACCAGCGATAAATTTGGCTCAAAATGGTTTCAAAATTACCAAGCGACAAGCTGGTGAATTGAATGGTTTGCATAGAAAGTTTATGGATTTTAATCCGGATGGAACGGCCTTCGTAAATTTAGAAAGTACCTGGCAGGAAAATGACCTTTTGGTTCAAAAAGAACTGGCCAATACCCTAAAACTCATCCAGGAAAAAGGCAGGGCCGGTTTTTATGAAGGTGCTGTGGCCGATTCGGTTGTGGCCGAAATGAAGCGTGGCAAAGGACTTATTACCAAAGAAGATTTAAAAAACTATCACGCAACCTGGCGCAAACCAATAACGGGTAATTACAGAGGTTACAAAATTATTACCATGCCGCCAACTTCGAGTGGGGGTATTGCGCTGATTCAATTGCTACAAAGTGTAGAAAATTTTCCCCTAAAAAAGTGGGGTCATAATGCAGATTCCACAGTTCAGGTTATTGTAGAAGCCGAAAGAAGGGTATATGCCGACCGGGCAACACATTTAGGCGACCCAGATTTTTATGCGGTTCCACAGCAGCAAATGTTAAGTGCCGAATATAATAAAAACCGCATGGCAAACTTTAGCTGGGCAGCAGCAACGCCAAGCAGTGCTGTTTTGGCTGGGGAGATTAAAGGTGCAGAGCACGAAGAAACGACACATTTCTCTATTGTAGACCGAGATGGAAATGCCGTTTCGATCACCACGACCTTAAATGGCTCTTACGGTTCGTTAGTGGCGGTAAAAGGCGCTGGATTTCTATTAAATAACGAAATGGACGACTTTTCTGTTAAACCCGGAGCGCCTAATATGTATGGCTTAGTTGGTGGCGAAGCCAATGCAATTGCCCCAAATAAACGCATGTTAAGCTCTATGACACCGAGTGTTGTAGAGAAAGACGGGAAATTATTTATGGTGGTAGGTACACCAGGCGGTTCAACCATCATCACATCTGTGTTTCAAACCATTATAAATGTCATCGATTTTGATATGTCTATGCAGTCGGCTGTAGCGGCTAAAAAGTTTCATCACCAATGGTTACCAGATGAGGTGTATGTAGAAAAAGATGCTATCGATAGTTTGTCAGTAGAAAAATTAAAAGCAAAAGGCTATAAAATTGTCCCTAGAGGTCCGATTGGCAGGGTTGATGCCATCTTAAAAACCAAATGGGGCAATTATCAGGGTGGTGCCGACCCGAGGGGAGATGATAAGGCCATCGGCTGGTAG